The Prochlorococcus marinus XMU1412 genome includes the window GGGATTAATCTCCATAACTGATCTTTACTTTCAGGGGGAAAGGATTGCCACTTTATGTTGAAGATGGAGTCATTATTAGCTTCGGTGGTAGCAAAACGAATGGTATGAATCAGACTTCTTCCAATTATCTGACCCATTTCTGTGGCATAGCCGCTCCTTGATTTTTCTCCGGCAAATTGTTCTGTTCTTACAAGAAGTGCTTCTGCCCTGACTTCTTCTCCATTTAAAAAAGGTATATAGGAAGTCTCTGAAAAAAAGAATCCACCACCACCATCCTCTAAATCAATTATTTCTCTTCTACCTGTTGATCTGCTTATAAGACGGCATATGAATTTAACAGGAGGATTTTCCCTTTCTGAGGGATGAAGAGTTTCTTCCCATTCAAAAGGTGCAGTTAGCAGTATCTCAAGTTTTGTCTTTTCAAGTTTGCCATTGAACTTGAAAGTAATTCCATTGCTTACTTCCTGAATTACCTCTTCAGAAATGCTGTCTGGAGCTGTTATTCGAAATGCTCCATCAAGATCTATTGTTTTCCAGGGGACAAAATGCATGATTAACCTACCTTCCTGAAGCCTGCAATTTCAGGGTTGACTCCGGATGGAGGTTTTACTATGCACTCAAAAGGAACTGATGAAAATTGGTTTTCGGCAGAGAATACAAATCTCCTTGAATCAGAATCGTCATATGAAATATATTGTTCACTCCCCATAATTCTCATATCACTTATTCCCCACATTTCTCCCTGGCCACTGTCTGCAATGCTCTGGAAAGATAAATGTACTTTTGCAGTTCTGATTGATTCACCTGATCGTACTAATTCGCCGGCTATTCTCCATCCATTGGCTTTTTTAATGAAGGAGCATTGATCTCTATCTATAACAACTTCAAGTGCGGAACTTTTTGTCTTGGATAGACTTTTCTTTTCTTTAATTCCTCTGCCAAGATTAATCATTCTTTTAAGCATTTCTGGTCCTTCATCAGGAGGTGCAATAAATGAAGTCAGTAAGTTCTGAATGAGGATCTGCCTTAGTTCATATCTGATTCCTCTAAGTCTGTTAGCATGACCTCTCCATGTATAACTTTCTCTCAGTCTTCTTGTTGTAGGCAGCCAGTCATCATGAGTCACTGGTTCACCTGCACGGAAATATTCTTCAGCGAATGCGTTATTTTCCCTGCTCAACTCTGTCTTGTCAGATTCGGCAATCTCATTCAATGATGTACCTACAAATGCAGCTGCACAATAGGAACCTCCATCACTTAACTTTGTACCTTCGGCATAATCAATAACCATTCCAGAACCCCTTATAAGTGCAATAGTTGATCGGCATGGCAGACATTCCTCTTTGGAAGGGACTCTTGTAACTCCAAGTCTGACAGTACTTTTAAGCTCATCATGAAGAAGTTCAGGATTGTCTGAGGGTTCCACTCGTCTAGGTATGGGAAACTCAACATCAATTGAGGAACTGTCGCCCGGGAATAATGATTTTGCACCTTCAAAAGGTTCTACTCTTCCACACTCAACGAATGGAGACCATATTTCATCAGCACGCGCTTCAGATATATATTCAGCTGATTTCCCCTCTTCCCGAAATACTCTTGCTTTGAAATCAAGTCTTTCCCAGCTGATTGCAGGCCAGAACCATTTTGATGCAGCTTTTGTGAAATCTCTGCAGAGTTCCTCTGGATCTCTTATTCCTGATGAACCGGTATCATCACGATCAGGTTCATGAAAAGTTGGAATGAGGATAGTTGTTCCGCACTCAGTTTCATTGTCACGATTGAGAAGAATTTTTTCTGCATCTCTTTCTTTCATCCAGGTGGATTCTGCAATAGGAATTCCATCTTTTTCACTTTCAGATCCCATGTAGGCACCATCAAGCCATGATTTTCCGTCCATTTCATGAGCGGGAATTTCGCTTCTTCCAAAAATTCTTAATTTCTTTCTGCCTTCAATTCTTGAAGAGAAAAGAACAGTGAATATTCTTGAATGCATCCAGCTGACTGCCTTTCCCAGCCCAAAGCTTCCTCCTAATCCAGACTCTTTACCGGTTGAAAAATTCTGCACACATAGCTTACGGAAATTTCCTTTCTCGTCCCAGTCATCACCTGTCAGACCATCAGTTCCGTAATCACTGATTTTCAGACAGACAAGATCAGATGATTTCATGGATTCAAGTCCGGCCTTCAGGGTGAGGGCAGTTCCACTTGAACCTTTAACTGATGAAAGGTGAGGGATAAGAGTTTCACTGTTGATTAATTTAAGAAATTTCTCTTTTTTCTCTCCCTTGAGCACAATCAGATCAAAAAATATTTTCACCTTTTTATCCCTTCTCTGATCGAGACTGTTCTGACAGATTTCTCTGACAAGAGTTTCCAGCAGTGATCTTTTTCTCTGTGATCCACCTGCTTCAAAAATTTCACTTGCGGCATTACCACCACTGGACCTACCCTGTCCGAGCGATGGTGTCCCAATCCATTTCAGTTGTGTCTTTGCTGTTTTCAAATCCCCTTCAGACACTATATAAAGTGTTAATAAATGATAGATGCCACGATCAGATTGTCATCTCAAGGCCAGAGAATTGCAACATTTGAACGAAATATTCTAAAAATTAATTACAAATTTTTTTACAGGTTTTATACGCTCCATCACTTGCAATAACCCCCCTATGGGGGACTGCTGATTTATATGGAAAGTTGAAAGTGGCTGTAGCGCATCAGCATTTTTATATCTCTGTGACCACTGCAAGCACTTATCTCCAGTGCATTCATTCCGCATCTCCACATTCTGCTTATGGCTATATGTCTTAGATCATGAAATCTGAGAGTTTCAAGTCCGGCTTTTTTTCTTGCCTTATCAAATCCATGCCTCGCGCTACCTTTTGAAAGTTCTATAACTTTCCCATCTCTTCTCTGTGATTCCTCAAGAATCTTCTGCGCCTTTTCAGGGAAAGGAACAAGCCTCATTCCGGATGAATTATCTATGGCGGCACATTTCTTTCTACATATATAGAGTAATTTTTTCTTCAGATCTATATTTCTCCAGGTCAGGCTCAAAAGTTCGGAACGGCGGAAGCCAGTCGTCAGGGCAAGTTTTGTGAGTCTCAGATGATTTTTGTTGGACATCTGAGACAGTTCAAACAGGAGTCTTTTTTCATCTTCATTCGTTAAAAAAGGAGCTCTTGCATCTCCTGTCCCTCTCACTCTCAGATTCCTTGCTGGGTTGTCTTTGATTTCAGCTCCTCTTTCATCTCGCACCCAGTCGATTAATACTCTCAATATCCTCAGTTCCCGCATAACTGTATTTGGTTTCACCTTCAGTAATCGTTCATCTCGCCAGACTGCGAAATGTTTTATCTGCAGATCCTTCAGAGGAATATCTCCAAGCCAGCTTTCTGCCGTCACCCTGAGAGGATATTTTTCATTTTCCGCACTGCGGTGCAGAAGCAGCGGACCATTTATATAGTCATTGATTGCCTCTCCCAGGGTGATAGGGATATTCGGAAAAACTTTTTTTGTCCTCTCTTCGACGGCATCTGCCCATGATTCAGCCAGATCTCTGGAAAGGAAATTTCTGGACCTCGGACCGACATAATTCTTCCTTCTGATAAGGACCTGCCAGCCGCTGCCGCTTCTTCTGATTGTTGCCATTTCGGTGTCATCGTTTGTGTGATGCACCTCCAGATATCTGCCTTTAAAACAGAAAAGTGGACCCGAAAACGGACGTCCACTTCTGAATAATTTCTTTGTGCGATAGTGGTAATCTCACTGATACCAAGCTATCCCGCGAGTGCCCTCGTCGGGACTTGAACCCGAGACCTCTCCCTTACCAAGGGAGTGCTCTACCGCTGAGCTACAAGGGCAATTTTAAAGTGGGCCGGGTTGGATTTGAACCAACGTAGGCAGAGCCAGCGGATTTACAGTCCGCCCCCTTTAACCACTCGGGCACCGACCCCCACTATTTGAACTTATCAGTTAATGGACACTTTGTGTGAAATTGTTTTGGTTTTTTTGTTTCTTTCTAGATAGCATTTGTAAAGAAAAGATTTTATTGATGATGAATATTTTATTGATAAATGGACCAAATCTAAATCTTTTGGGCACTAGAGAACCTGAAATATATGGTAATAAAACATTGAGTGATATAGAAAAAGATTTAACTAAAGTTGCTAAAGAAAAAAGTATTAATCTTGAATGTTTTCAAAGTAATCATGAAGGAGAAATAGTAGATAAAATTCAGGAGTCTGTAAAAAGTATCCAAGGTATTCTTATAAATGCTGGTGCTTTCACGCATACCTCGATTTCTATTCGTGATGCTTTAATTGGATCGAAAATTCCTTTTGTAGAGTTACATATTTCAAATATTTTCAGTAGAGAAGATTTTCGAAAAGAATCTTTTCTTACAGATAAAGCTATAGGAATTATTAGTGGATTTGGCATATCAAGTTATTCCTTAGCTCTTGAAGGAATTATTGGATATTTGAGTATTAAAGATTAAATGCTAGTCGATTTTAAAAGGCCCACTTCTCATATTAAATATTTATCGTCATTCACCTCAGATGAGTGGATCAAACTCGCATTATCTAATCCAATAGATATTCTTATTGATCATGCTCATTGTGAAAGAAAAGCAGCAGGAGTAGCTATTCAATTGATGTTTAGATATCCATCAGAACCAAATCTGGCAGAAGTTCTAAGCCCAATAGCGAGAGAGGAATTAGAGCATTTTGAAAAAATACTTTATTTTTTAAAGGATCTTGGACATTCTCTTGAGTCATTAAAACCACCTCCATATGGAACTGAACTGTCCAAAAATATAAGAAAGGAAGAGCCCAATAGAATGCTTGATAGTTTCTTAATAGCAGGACTTATTGAAGCAAGAAGTCATGAAAGATTAAGCTTGCTTGCGCTGAATTATGAAGATAAATCGTTTAAATCCCTTTATGAGTCTCTGCTAGAGAGTGAGGCAAGACATTTTGGAGTTTACTGGAAATTAGCGCAAACTAAATTCTCTAAAAATCAAACTTTCAAAAGGTTAGAGGAATTGTCTGAAATTGAGTCATCAATACTGGCTGAAACTTACATATTGCCAAGGGTACATAGCTAAAGTTAATAAAATAAAAATGATAATAAAAAATTTCTTAAGTTTACTTAATCCATATAAAACTGATTTGCCAACATTCACCATCGTTGGTGTAGGCCCTGGAGATCCATCGCTTTTAACAATTGCTGCTGTGGATGCAATAAAAAAAGCGAAAGTTATAGTTTTCCCAATATCAGATGATAATAAAAAGAGTTTTGCTGCGGAAATAGTCAAGAAATACACCAAATTTAAAAAAAATATCCCTATCATCTTTCCAATGGCTAGGAAGGATTTTGAACCAGATGAAATATGGTCTAATGCTGTAGAAAAAATTGTGGAATTTATACAAAATGGCGAATCAGTTGTTTTACTGTGTCTTGGAGATACTTCACTATTTGCAAGCTCTTCTAATATC containing:
- a CDS encoding tyrosine-type recombinase/integrase, with amino-acid sequence MATIRRSGSGWQVLIRRKNYVGPRSRNFLSRDLAESWADAVEERTKKVFPNIPITLGEAINDYINGPLLLHRSAENEKYPLRVTAESWLGDIPLKDLQIKHFAVWRDERLLKVKPNTVMRELRILRVLIDWVRDERGAEIKDNPARNLRVRGTGDARAPFLTNEDEKRLLFELSQMSNKNHLRLTKLALTTGFRRSELLSLTWRNIDLKKKLLYICRKKCAAIDNSSGMRLVPFPEKAQKILEESQRRDGKVIELSKGSARHGFDKARKKAGLETLRFHDLRHIAISRMWRCGMNALEISACSGHRDIKMLMRYSHFQLSI
- the aroQ gene encoding type II 3-dehydroquinate dehydratase; translation: MNILLINGPNLNLLGTREPEIYGNKTLSDIEKDLTKVAKEKSINLECFQSNHEGEIVDKIQESVKSIQGILINAGAFTHTSISIRDALIGSKIPFVELHISNIFSREDFRKESFLTDKAIGIISGFGISSYSLALEGIIGYLSIKD
- a CDS encoding tRNA-(ms[2]io[6]A)-hydroxylase; amino-acid sequence: MLVDFKRPTSHIKYLSSFTSDEWIKLALSNPIDILIDHAHCERKAAGVAIQLMFRYPSEPNLAEVLSPIAREELEHFEKILYFLKDLGHSLESLKPPPYGTELSKNIRKEEPNRMLDSFLIAGLIEARSHERLSLLALNYEDKSFKSLYESLLESEARHFGVYWKLAQTKFSKNQTFKRLEELSEIESSILAETYILPRVHS